One Luteimonas sp. MC1825 DNA segment encodes these proteins:
- a CDS encoding isoaspartyl peptidase/L-asparaginase has translation MQPLATAVLAIHGGAGVERAGMTADDVAAARAALERALRAGHARLEAGAPALEVVGAAITVLEDAPMFNAGRGAVFTHDGRNELDASLMDGASGRAGAVAGVQRVRNPILLARAVMEHSPHVMMVGAGAEAFAGEQGVTLVEPAYFHTDKRWEQLQRALREDAAGQAQAGPGSTMYFGTVGAVALDGAGHLAAGTSTGGMTNKRYGRVGDSPIIGAGTWADAACAVSGTGWGEYYIRTAAAHEICARVRHGGEDIRTAAEGVINGDVVRAGGDGGAIALDAGGTVAFPFNTEGMFRGWIGTDGVPHVAVFAEDALPAVGE, from the coding sequence CTGCAGCCGCTCGCCACCGCAGTGCTGGCGATCCATGGCGGCGCCGGCGTGGAACGCGCCGGCATGACCGCCGATGATGTCGCCGCGGCGCGCGCCGCGCTGGAGCGCGCGCTCCGCGCCGGCCATGCGCGGCTGGAGGCGGGCGCGCCGGCGCTGGAGGTCGTGGGTGCCGCGATCACCGTCCTCGAGGACGCTCCGATGTTCAACGCCGGGCGCGGCGCGGTGTTCACCCACGATGGCCGCAACGAGCTCGACGCCTCGCTCATGGATGGCGCCAGCGGCCGCGCGGGCGCGGTGGCCGGTGTGCAGCGCGTGCGCAATCCGATCCTGCTGGCGCGCGCGGTGATGGAGCACTCCCCGCACGTGATGATGGTCGGCGCCGGCGCCGAGGCGTTCGCCGGCGAACAGGGCGTCACGCTGGTCGAGCCCGCGTACTTCCATACCGACAAGCGCTGGGAGCAGCTGCAGCGCGCGCTGCGCGAGGACGCCGCGGGCCAGGCACAGGCCGGCCCCGGCAGCACGATGTACTTCGGCACGGTCGGCGCGGTGGCGCTGGATGGCGCCGGCCACCTCGCGGCCGGCACCTCCACCGGCGGCATGACCAACAAGCGCTACGGGCGCGTGGGTGACTCGCCGATCATCGGTGCCGGCACCTGGGCCGATGCGGCGTGCGCCGTGTCCGGCACCGGCTGGGGCGAGTACTACATCCGCACCGCCGCGGCGCACGAAATCTGCGCGCGTGTGCGCCATGGCGGCGAGGACATCCGCACCGCGGCCGAGGGCGTGATCAACGGCGACGTGGTGCGCGCCGGCGGCGACGGCGGTGCGATCGCGCTGGATGCCGGCGGCACGGTGGCCTTCCCGTTCAACACCGAGGGCATGTTCCGCGGCTGGATCGGCACCGACGGCGTGCCGCACGTGGCGGTCTTCGCCGAAGACGCGCTGCCCGCCGTGGGCGAATGA
- a CDS encoding LysR family transcriptional regulator, translating into MPDAAPLRRFSYKGDRLKPLRAFCQVTRLGSVSRAAEALYVSQPAVTQQLQALERELGVRLFERSGRRLLPTREGEALYELARPLVEGLDALPGAFRRQLAGMDAGELEIAANSSTILYLLPRIVEAFRRQHPEVRLRLHNTISADGTDLLRADTVELVVGSMLDVPADLAYVPVYAFTPMLITPRDHPLASVPRLSLADISKHGLILPPQRQITWRLVDLVFHQARVPYTVSLEVGGWEVIKQYVAMGMGISIVSSICLDNDDHERLAIRPLDAWFPARSYGVVVRKGKLLSPQARAFMDLIKPDLFVRRGHDEGGHSER; encoded by the coding sequence GTGCCCGACGCTGCGCCGCTGCGCCGTTTCAGCTACAAGGGCGACCGCCTGAAGCCGCTGCGCGCCTTCTGCCAGGTCACGCGCCTGGGCTCGGTGTCGCGCGCCGCCGAGGCGCTCTACGTCAGCCAGCCGGCGGTGACCCAGCAGCTCCAGGCGCTGGAGCGCGAGCTGGGCGTCCGCCTGTTCGAGCGCAGCGGCCGCCGGCTGCTGCCCACCCGCGAGGGCGAAGCGCTGTACGAACTAGCCCGGCCGCTGGTGGAAGGCCTCGACGCCCTGCCCGGCGCCTTTCGCCGCCAGCTGGCGGGCATGGATGCCGGCGAGCTGGAAATCGCCGCCAACAGCTCGACCATCCTGTACCTGTTGCCGCGGATCGTCGAAGCGTTCCGCCGGCAGCACCCGGAGGTGCGCCTGCGCCTGCACAACACCATCAGCGCCGACGGCACCGACCTGCTGCGCGCGGACACGGTGGAGCTGGTCGTGGGCTCGATGCTCGACGTGCCCGCGGACCTCGCCTACGTGCCGGTCTACGCGTTCACGCCGATGCTGATCACTCCCCGCGACCACCCGCTGGCGTCCGTGCCGCGCCTGTCGCTGGCCGACATCTCGAAGCACGGGCTGATCCTGCCGCCGCAGCGCCAGATCACCTGGCGACTGGTCGACCTGGTCTTCCACCAGGCGCGCGTGCCGTACACGGTGTCACTGGAGGTCGGCGGCTGGGAGGTGATCAAGCAGTACGTGGCGATGGGCATGGGCATCTCCATCGTCAGCTCGATCTGCCTGGACAACGATGACCACGAGCGGCTCGCGATCCGCCCGCTCGACGCCTGGTTCCCGGCGCGCAGCTACGGCGTGGTGGTGCGCAAGGGCAAGCTGCTGTCACCGCAGGCGCGCGCGTTCATGGACCTGATCAAGCCGGATCTGTTCGTGCGCCGCGGGCACGACGAAGGCGGGCACTCGGAGCGCTGA
- a CDS encoding FecR domain-containing protein, producing the protein MASDAASNGSGGGDSRDVERIAADWLARRDGDAWTDADARALQAWLSAATAHHVAFLRLDAAWNECGRLQALGAGVREGPPARGHWGEHGAPHVHADAPPTGAGTPDMSGVVFTSPRIARRARWPVAAALAALAVFAVALPMAWQHATAIDASSHRTVPGAIRTVPLADGSRTTLGSDSRIDVRLSRRQRQVELLKGEAFFAAARDPRRPFVVQAGERRVVAVGTRFSVRMDGRDLRVVVTEGSVRLESADRSAATVLPAGSVALTTPAGLLVTAGTVAEAERMVGWMDGVLVFRDTALSDAVAEFNRYSARRIVVADASVGALRIGGSFRWSNAEGFVRLLEQGFPVRADHGREEIVLHAR; encoded by the coding sequence ATGGCCAGCGACGCAGCGAGTAATGGCAGCGGCGGCGGCGACAGCCGTGACGTCGAGCGTATCGCCGCGGACTGGCTGGCCCGCCGCGACGGCGACGCATGGACCGACGCCGACGCCCGCGCGCTGCAGGCGTGGCTGAGCGCGGCCACCGCGCACCACGTCGCGTTCCTGCGGCTGGATGCGGCATGGAACGAGTGCGGGCGCCTGCAGGCGCTGGGCGCCGGGGTGCGCGAGGGCCCGCCCGCGCGGGGGCACTGGGGCGAGCACGGCGCACCACACGTGCACGCCGATGCCCCGCCCACCGGAGCCGGCACGCCGGACATGTCGGGCGTGGTGTTCACATCGCCGCGGATCGCGCGCCGCGCGCGATGGCCCGTCGCGGCGGCCCTGGCGGCGCTGGCGGTGTTCGCGGTCGCATTGCCAATGGCGTGGCAGCACGCCACGGCGATCGATGCCTCATCGCACCGGACCGTGCCTGGCGCCATCCGCACCGTGCCGCTGGCGGACGGATCGCGCACCACCCTGGGCAGCGACAGCCGCATCGATGTCCGCCTGTCGCGCCGCCAGCGGCAGGTCGAGCTGCTCAAGGGCGAGGCGTTCTTCGCTGCCGCCCGGGACCCGCGCCGGCCGTTCGTGGTCCAGGCCGGCGAGCGCCGGGTGGTGGCGGTCGGCACCCGCTTCTCGGTGCGCATGGACGGCCGCGACCTGCGCGTCGTCGTCACCGAAGGCAGCGTGCGGCTGGAGTCCGCCGACCGCAGCGCGGCGACCGTGCTCCCGGCCGGCAGCGTTGCGCTCACCACACCGGCCGGCCTGCTGGTCACCGCAGGCACGGTGGCCGAAGCCGAACGCATGGTCGGCTGGATGGACGGGGTTCTGGTCTTCCGCGATACCGCGCTGTCCGACGCCGTTGCCGAATTCAACCGCTACAGCGCGCGCAGGATCGTGGTGGCCGATGCGTCGGTCGGCGCGCTGCGCATCGGCGGCAGCTTCCGCTGGTCCAACGCCGAGGGTTTCGTGCGCCTGCTTGAACAGGGTTTCCCGGTGCGCGCCGACCATGGCCGCGAGGAGATCGTGCTGCACGCGCGCTGA
- a CDS encoding sigma-70 family RNA polymerase sigma factor has translation MPAALDAWFTSEILVHEEALLHYLRRAWPRQDEVHDLRQEVYIRVYEAAGKGLPRQPKAFLFTTARHLLIDRVRRGRVVSIEPVGDFEPMNVLIDEISPERWCAGRQVLKRLADALDRLPDRCREVVWLRRVEDLSQKEVAVRMGITEKTVEKHLAKGMRLMADGFYAGEERHEAMAPQARAGDGQRRSE, from the coding sequence ATGCCCGCCGCCCTCGATGCATGGTTCACCAGCGAGATCCTCGTCCACGAGGAAGCGCTGCTGCATTACCTGCGCCGCGCGTGGCCGCGCCAGGACGAGGTGCACGACCTGCGCCAGGAGGTCTACATCCGCGTCTACGAGGCCGCCGGCAAAGGCCTGCCTCGGCAGCCGAAGGCCTTCCTGTTCACCACCGCGCGCCACCTGCTGATTGATCGCGTGCGTCGTGGCCGCGTGGTGTCGATCGAGCCGGTGGGTGATTTCGAGCCGATGAACGTCTTGATAGACGAGATCTCGCCCGAACGCTGGTGCGCCGGACGCCAGGTCCTGAAACGCCTGGCCGATGCGCTCGACCGGCTCCCGGACCGGTGCCGCGAGGTGGTCTGGCTGCGGCGGGTCGAGGATCTTTCGCAGAAGGAGGTGGCCGTGCGCATGGGAATCACTGAAAAGACCGTGGAGAAGCACCTGGCCAAGGGCATGCGGCTCATGGCCGACGGGTTCTACGCCGGCGAGGAGCGCCACGAGGCGATGGCGCCGCAGGCGCGGGCAGGCGATGGCCAGCGACGCAGCGAGTAA